One segment of Desulfosudis oleivorans Hxd3 DNA contains the following:
- a CDS encoding GspE/PulE family protein has protein sequence MAVTLSTAQTGTGAHSSSSDAEYRRKVQEVNKRIFSAANLDEILIDIKEDIIDLFAAQRITIYYVDGIKRELVSRYKSGEEVEEIRVPLSPDSIAGFAAYKQRMVNIKDVYNQRELVKIDPALSFDEKWDRRSGFTSKQILVAPILFKKMLIGAIQLVNRKDGKPFTEEDERNLTELAETMGIGLYNQKKMAAAKKGRRNKYDHLMENHILTQKELTRAVTLARENSQTVEEVLIKEFNVPKDELGTSLAKYYDAPYRPYDKGTPIPGELLGGLKVPFMKNNTWVPLCTTPEGDIQIAIDNPHDIQRVNEIKALFTGKRIKFCVSFKEDIYDFIELFTTDEVETSSIDDILSKMQEEEEEIEDTSMGVSEESSAIVQLVNKVIIDAYNRGASDIHIEPYPGKGNTEVRIRVDGRCTLYQTIPYHYKNAVASRIKIMSDLDIAEKRKPQDGKIKFKKYGGLDIELRVATVPTQGGLEDIVMRILAAGEPIPLSKMGFSKHNYDNFITCVTRPYGIIFVCGPTGSGKTTTLHSALKYINKVETKIWTAEDPVEITQRGLRQVQVKPKIGFDFAAAMRAFLRADPDVIMVGEMRDKETTHIGIEASLTGHLVFSTLHTNSAPESITRLLDMGMDPFNFADAVLCILAQRLVLTLCKDCKKSYHPSKEEYDELVRLYGGQELFDKSINLPFTDDLEFNRPAGCNACNNTGYRGRMGLHELLMGSLDIKRLIQTRARVEEIREKAIQEGMRTLMQDGIEKIFQGYCDLIMVRKVCIS, from the coding sequence ATGGCAGTGACGCTCTCCACCGCCCAGACAGGTACAGGAGCCCATAGCTCCTCTTCCGATGCCGAATACAGAAGAAAGGTGCAGGAGGTCAACAAGCGCATCTTTTCCGCCGCCAACCTGGATGAAATCCTTATCGACATCAAGGAAGACATCATTGACCTTTTTGCCGCCCAGCGCATCACCATCTATTACGTGGACGGCATCAAGCGGGAACTGGTATCGCGGTACAAGTCCGGCGAGGAGGTGGAGGAGATCCGGGTGCCCCTGTCTCCGGACAGCATTGCCGGTTTTGCCGCCTACAAGCAGCGAATGGTCAACATCAAGGACGTATATAACCAGCGCGAACTGGTCAAGATCGACCCGGCCCTCTCCTTTGACGAAAAATGGGACCGCCGCAGCGGTTTTACCTCCAAACAGATACTGGTGGCCCCTATCCTGTTTAAAAAGATGCTCATCGGTGCCATTCAGCTGGTCAACCGCAAGGACGGCAAGCCGTTTACCGAAGAGGACGAACGGAACCTTACCGAGCTGGCCGAAACCATGGGCATCGGCCTGTACAACCAGAAAAAAATGGCGGCCGCCAAAAAAGGCCGGCGCAACAAGTACGATCACCTGATGGAAAACCATATCCTTACGCAGAAAGAGCTGACCCGGGCCGTTACCCTGGCCAGGGAAAACAGCCAGACCGTTGAGGAGGTGCTGATCAAGGAGTTCAATGTTCCCAAGGATGAACTGGGAACCTCCCTTGCCAAATACTATGACGCGCCTTACCGGCCCTACGACAAAGGGACCCCCATTCCCGGTGAACTGCTGGGCGGCCTGAAAGTGCCGTTCATGAAAAACAACACATGGGTCCCCCTGTGCACCACGCCTGAAGGCGACATCCAGATCGCTATTGACAACCCCCACGATATTCAGCGGGTCAACGAGATTAAGGCTCTGTTCACGGGCAAGCGTATCAAGTTCTGCGTCTCCTTCAAGGAAGACATTTACGATTTTATCGAGCTGTTCACCACCGACGAAGTGGAAACCTCCTCCATTGACGATATTCTTTCCAAGATGCAGGAGGAGGAGGAAGAGATTGAAGACACCTCCATGGGGGTCAGTGAAGAGAGCAGCGCCATTGTCCAGCTGGTCAACAAGGTCATTATTGACGCCTACAACCGGGGGGCCTCGGATATTCACATCGAACCCTACCCTGGAAAGGGCAACACCGAGGTGAGAATCCGGGTGGACGGCCGGTGCACCCTGTACCAGACCATTCCCTACCACTACAAAAACGCGGTGGCATCCCGTATCAAGATCATGTCCGACCTGGATATCGCGGAAAAAAGAAAACCCCAGGACGGCAAGATCAAGTTCAAAAAGTACGGGGGCCTGGACATCGAGCTTCGTGTGGCCACCGTCCCCACCCAGGGCGGGCTGGAAGATATCGTCATGCGTATCCTGGCGGCGGGCGAGCCCATTCCGCTGTCCAAGATGGGCTTTTCAAAACACAACTACGACAACTTCATCACCTGCGTTACCCGGCCCTACGGGATCATCTTTGTCTGCGGCCCCACCGGTTCCGGTAAAACCACCACCCTGCACTCGGCCCTGAAATATATCAACAAGGTGGAAACAAAAATATGGACCGCCGAGGATCCCGTTGAAATCACCCAGCGGGGCCTGCGCCAGGTCCAGGTAAAGCCCAAAATCGGCTTTGACTTTGCCGCGGCCATGCGGGCCTTTCTCCGTGCCGACCCGGACGTGATCATGGTCGGTGAAATGCGGGACAAGGAGACCACTCACATCGGCATTGAGGCATCCCTCACCGGCCATCTGGTCTTCTCCACACTGCATACCAACAGCGCGCCGGAAAGTATCACCCGTCTGCTGGACATGGGCATGGACCCCTTCAACTTTGCCGACGCCGTACTCTGCATCCTGGCCCAGCGTCTGGTGCTGACCCTGTGCAAGGACTGCAAGAAAAGCTACCACCCCAGCAAGGAAGAATATGACGAACTGGTGCGTCTCTACGGCGGCCAGGAACTCTTTGACAAGTCAATCAACCTTCCCTTCACCGACGACCTTGAGTTTAACCGTCCTGCCGGCTGTAACGCCTGCAACAACACCGGGTACCGGGGCCGCATGGGCCTTCATGAACTCCTTATGGGCTCCCTGGATATCAAACGGCTGATTCAGACCCGTGCCCGGGTGGAAGAAATTCGGGAGAAAGCCATTCAGGAGGGCATGCGAACCCTGATGCAGGACGGTATTGAAAAAATCTTTCAGGGGTACTGCGACCTGATCATGGTGCGCAAGGTGTGTATTTCCTGA